In one window of Nocardia brasiliensis DNA:
- a CDS encoding Rv2175c family DNA-binding protein: MSTFPCSDDVLPESVELVSLPEVADRLGLVVTRVHQMLRDHQLLAIRRDGVAGVPERFFDKEGAVVKPLPGLITVMRDAKYTDEEILQWIFTDDDSLPGKPIDALHGPLAREVVRRAAADPF, from the coding sequence ATGAGCACATTTCCTTGCAGCGATGACGTACTTCCGGAGTCGGTGGAGCTGGTGTCGCTGCCCGAGGTGGCCGACCGGCTCGGGCTCGTGGTGACCCGCGTCCATCAGATGCTGCGTGACCACCAATTGCTCGCCATCCGCCGCGACGGCGTCGCCGGTGTGCCCGAGCGGTTCTTCGACAAGGAGGGCGCGGTGGTCAAGCCCCTGCCGGGCCTGATCACGGTCATGCGGGACGCCAAGTACACCGACGAGGAGATCCTGCAGTGGATCTTCACCGACGACGACAGCCTGCCGGGCAAGCCGATCGACGCGCTGCACGGCCCGCTCGCCCGTGAGGTGGTCCGCCGGGCCGCCGCCGATCCGTTCTGA